Proteins from a genomic interval of Pseudoalteromonas sp. MEBiC 03607:
- a CDS encoding DNA-J related domain-containing protein gives MLNPLIDEIFYLILKQPIWKVHTLASALNDAGHLSVLDKDPQKDLFKRNFLVMNALYQLQIQVSPEQQLHIAALHIELINNKCEKVLENTDPLREYYLDWQNYDTTSDEIDALLNEFWQRFATFNRHTTTANLTKEQLLQIQKAWQLPANFSLKELQKRWRQLALKHHPDRQGCAIQFKKIQREYEQLKASCS, from the coding sequence ATGCTTAACCCACTGATAGATGAGATTTTTTACCTCATTCTGAAACAGCCTATCTGGAAAGTCCATACGCTTGCGAGTGCACTTAATGATGCAGGACATCTTAGTGTTTTAGATAAGGACCCACAAAAAGATCTTTTTAAACGTAACTTCTTAGTTATGAATGCCTTATATCAACTCCAAATACAGGTTAGCCCTGAGCAACAATTGCACATAGCGGCCTTACATATTGAATTGATAAATAACAAGTGTGAAAAGGTGCTAGAAAATACTGATCCTTTGCGGGAGTATTATTTAGATTGGCAAAACTACGACACAACAAGTGATGAAATTGATGCGCTATTAAATGAGTTTTGGCAGCGATTTGCTACATTCAACAGGCATACTACTACTGCAAATCTTACAAAAGAGCAGCTTTTGCAAATACAAAAAGCATGGCAGTTGCCTGCTAACTTTTCACTAAAAGAATTACAAAAGCGCTGGCGACAACTGGCTTTAAAACATCACCCAGACCGTCAAGGTTGTGCGATTCAGTTTAAAAAAATACAACGTGAGTATGAGCAGCTAAAAGCTAGCTGCTCGTAA